AAGCCAAAGAGCGAATTATGACTACCGTTGCGGGTAGACCCTTAGCGGTATTTCGCACGGATAACCCTCGCCAAGTGGATTTGGTGTTTGCCCATACGGTGGTGACTCAAAATAAAATTCGACAGGTGCATGAGGATTATTTGGGGACTTTCCATCGGGATAATCTGCATGTGGCGAGGAAGGTTTTTCAGGAGCATTTCGATAGTTTTCAGCAGGCTGCGTGATAGGGCGCGGTTGGTAAGTTAGTTGGTCGGGGAGAGGGTATTCGTAATGTCAGAACTAGGTATTCGTGAGCTATTGTGGGAATGGGCTAGGGCATATCCTGAGAGGGCAGGGGATTCTGTGTCCTGGCCTCGTATGGCGGCATTTCACAAGGGGATGGTTTGTGAGGGGCAGGTGATACCCGCACTAATCAACTGGGATAGGGCAGACAGGATGGATGCTGTGGTGCTGGCCTATTTGAATGCAATTGCTCGACGCCGGGACAAGGAGAAAGCGGAGTTGGAGGGGTTGGTTTTTTGGTTGAGATATTATTACCGGTGGGAAATGCAGGACGTGTGTAAAAAGCTCGGTCAGGGTAAAACCTGGGTGGTGAATATGTGTCGAGTAATTGAGGGAACGATTGAGGCATTTTATTTGGCGCGAGATGCTGCATAACTGGGTTTTAATTCAGTAGGTGGGTGTTGACAGTGCGCACGTGCGCACACTAATATCTGCAACGCTGCCGAGTTTTGTGATTCGGCGAACAGAATACCCCCCATAAACCGGCCCTTGAGCCGGTTTTTTTGTGCCCGAAATCCGGGAGCTAAAACCTCATGTTTGAATTAACGCGATTCGCCTATGGGCCAGATGCCACATTGGGGCGGCTGAGGGTGCGCGACTGTGTGTTTTATACGGTTGAGCGCCCTTGGTTGGGTAACCGCCCATTTGAGAGCTGTATCCCCGAGGGTATTTATTCTTGTGAGGCGTATAGCTCACAGCGATACCCCAATGTGTGGGAACTGCTGGAGGTTCCTGGGCGCTCAAAAATATTAATCCACACGGCTAATTATTCCTCTGATGTTCAAGGCTGCATTGGTGTTGGCTCTGGTGTAGCTCCGGGTGGCTGGTGGGTGATGCAGTCACGGAAGGCAATGGGGCAATTGCGGGATATGTTGCCGCCTAACTTTCATCTGACAATTACGCACTATGTGCCGGAGTATCCGTGATGGGTATTTTGTCTGGAGTTAAGAGTTTATTTGCTGGCCCCGAGTCGGCAAGCAAAGTGCTGGATGCCACTGTGAATACTGTGGATGCGGTGTGGTTTACCAATGAGGAAAAATCCCGTTGGTATCTCAAATACCTGGAAGCCACGCAACCACAGAACCGGGCGCGAAGATTAATTGCCTTTCTGGTGACATTGGTTTGGGCGTTGCTGGTTTTATTTATTGCGGCGGCCATGGCTTTCAAGGCGCCTTTTGTTGGGGACCTAAAGGGCCTGCTGGTTGATGTGGTTGTGCAGCCTTACAGCATCATCATCGGTTTCTATTTTGTGAAGTCGTGGGTGAGTGAAGTTAAGCGGTGAACACTGTAGCTCAAGAGGCAGCGAGGGAAGCCATGGTTCAAAAGGTCGCCAGTGCAACTACAACGGTTGCTGCGGGTACTGCGGTTTTCGGTGGATATGCAGCGCAGGAGTTATTGGCGGTAGGTGGTTTCTTAATTGCTTTGGGTGGGTTCATTGTTAATTGGTATTACAACCACAAGCGTTTGAAGCTGCAGGAGCAGCAGGGCGGGGACGATGGACGTTAGTGTAAAGCTGGATACTTCAAAGTTTGAACGGGCGACTGCTGAAATTAAAAAGCAGCTGCCCTATGCCAGTTCGGTTGCGCTGAACAATGTGGCGTTTCGTATACGGGGGGAGGAGCGTGCAGCCATTGGGCGCATCTTTGCCAATCCGGCGAACCTAACCCTGAACTCTGTACTGGTGAAGAAAGCCACTAAGCGCTCAGGTGTGGCGAAAGTCTTTATTCGTGATCAGGCCCCGAACGGCACTGCACCTAGTGAGTATCTCGCGCCCTCGGTGATTGATGAGAACCGGGCTGACAAACGCTTTGAGCGAGCGCTTCGACATGCTGGCTTATTACCTCGCGGTATGTATGTCGTGCATGGGAAGGAAGCCAAATTAAATAAGCATGGCAACATTTCGGTTGGGATTTACAAAAGGATTTTGGCAGAGCTGCGTGCTAACTCCGGCGCTAAAAAGAGCGGAGCTGATGGTGTGCAGGGCACCAAGTCTAAATATTTTGTCGGAAAAGTTAACGGGAAGCGGAATAAGCAGTGGTATGGGGTGTGGAAGAGGGCTGGTGGTAAGCGTAACCCAACCGCTAAACCCATTCTTATTTTCCTTAAAGGCAGGCCGAACTACCGCCAGCGTTTCCCCTTTGCTCGAATTGCTCAGGGTTTAGCGCAGCGGTACCTGCCGATAGAGCTTGATAAGGCAATGGATCATGCAATCAAGACTTCAAAGCGTTGATGAATGGGTCCTCCTGGGCGACCCAAAACACGAGCAATTCGGGCGCGTGTTTTTAACAGCTATCTGAAATTTCCTAGGGGGTTATACCTTGGCTGACAACCCATCACTTAATGATCAGGCCACTCAGTCGGGGTTCGCTCGGCTGGTGGGAACTTCTCAACCGGCAATTGCTAAGCATGTGCAGGCTGGGGTGTTGCCGCAAGGCTCTACTTACAGCGTGTGGCTACAAGTTTATTGTGAGCGGCTGCGTACTGAAGCTGCTGGCCGTCAGGCTAATGAAGCTCGCAATCAAAAAGATTTGGCTGATGCAGATAAGGCTAGGATGAGCGCGGAGAAAATTAGACGCGAATTATACCGAGAGGATCAATTAATAGTTGATGTTGAGTCTGTACGTAAGGTGATGGTGGAGTGGTCCACCATTGGTAAGAATGAATTTTTAGGAGCGGTAGAAAGCATCCTTATTGCTATCGAAAGTCAGCATGCCATTACCGTCGATCGAGAACCCTTACAGCCTAGTATTGACGCTGCCCTCAGAGCTATTGGTAGTTACGAGATCGAATCTCTCGCGCCTAGTGAAGGAGGTGCGGGAAACCTGGATACCGCAGCCTAAAGTCCCGCTGATTGAGTGGTTGCCGGAAAATATCAAACTGCCGTCTGAGGATAGCGATAACGCGGGCTATTACCGCAACGATTATGTGCCTTATTTCTGGGGTGTGATGCACGCGCTGGATAATCCTGTGTCGTGGATGGTGGTGATGCAAAAGGCCGCGCAGATCGGCTGGACGGTTCTGCTGGCTACCGATATCTGCAAGGTTGCCGCTACTGAGCCCGCCCGCATCCTGATGCTGTTTCCCAAGGATGAAAAGGGCCGGCTGTTTATGGATGAAAAGCTGGTGCCGATTATCGAAGGCTCACCAGCAGTGAATCGGGTGATCGATGTCACCACCAGCCGCAAAGGCGGCAGCCGTTCAACACGGAAAAAATTTCCCGGTGGTGAGGTGCGCACCATTGGTTCCAACTCCATTTCCAATGTGAAATCTACTTCAGCCCGTCGGGGCTATGTGGAGGAGCCTGACGATACCAACAAAGATGTTGGTGATCAGGGCGATTCTATTCGCCACCTGCGCGAACGCCTCAAGCGTATGCGCAATAAAAAGTTAATTATCGGCGGCACCCCAGCGGTTGCCGATCTCTCCCAGGTGGAGCACTACACCAAGCTCGGCACCATGCGCGTGCTGCCGATTACCTGTCACGACTGCGGTGAGTCCCATGTACTGGACTGGGAAAACGTCAGTTGGTTAGAGAAAGAGGGCGGCACACCGCACCCGGTATTCGGCCTGCACCAGCCAGAAAGCGCAGTGTATGGCTGCCCGCACTGCGGCAGCGAATGGGATGACTACCGCCGCCAAGCCAATATTCTGCAGACCTGTAAAACTGCTCTGGAAAATGGCGATGACTTTGCCGGCTGGGTAAAAACTCAATGCGGCGAGGATTATTCTGAGGACGAAATCGAACCGATAGAAACCTTTATGGAGCTATCGGAGCTTTATGTGTGTATCCCCGGTACCGGCCTTGCCGATGTAGTGCGGGATTTTCTTGAAGCGGAGCACGAAGCGAAAAGCGGTGATGAATCCGCCCGCATTGTTTTCCAGAACAACAAACTGGGCCGGCCCTATCAGTACGCCGCCAGTCGTTTGCTTGACCATGAAAAGCTGCAAGAGGCCGCCGAGGATTACCCGGAGTTAGTGTGCCCTGCTGGTGGCCTGCTGGTAACGGTTGGCATCGATGTTCAGCACGACCGACTCGCAATCACCATTCGCGCCTTTGGCCGCAATGAAGAATCCTGGCAGATGTACTGGGGCGAGATCGATGGCGATACCGCCGATAAAAAAGATGATTGCTGGTCAGCTCTGGATAAGCTGGTGTTCCAAAGTTTTGAGCACGAGCGCTTCGGCGAAATTCGCGCAGCGGCAGTGAGTATCGATTCCGGCGATGGTGGCACCAGCAATGCGGTTTATCACTGGGTGCGAACTCGCGATAAAAAATATCGCGGTGTGCTGGTGATGGCCATCAAGGGCGACAGTAAAGACTTCGGCACCAAGGAAATCTTTAACCAGCCCCGGCAGGTGGATTTTAACAACCCCAAGCGCCGCACCAAGGCAGACCGCTTTGGGGTAAAGGTATATATGGTTGGCACCCATAAAGCCAAAGACCTGATGGCCAAGCGGCTTCTCGGCACCAGTGCCTATATGCACAGCTGCAAGCATGTGCGGCAGGATTACTGGGAGCAGGTGACTGCTGAAGTCAAAGCCCCCAGCAAGAAAAATAAAGGCCGGGAAACCTGGCAGCCACGCCCAGGCCGGCCCAATGAAGGCACCGATACCGAGGTCTACGCCCTGCACGCCGCCCACGCCATGGGCATGCACAAATACAACGAGAAAAAATGGTCCACCATCGAATCGCGCCTGGGCCAGCGCACGCTATTTAGCGAGCCTCAACAAACTACCGAACAGCCCATCGTTAAAAAACCAAGGCAGCCCGCGCAGCCAGCCGGCTCTCTACTGGATAGTTAAATGTCTAAAACTGCACAAGAGATGGTCGACCTCTATATCGAGGCCGAGGTAGACGTGCTCGCCGGTAAAACCACGGTCATTAACGGCCGCCAATTTACCGCCGAGAACCTGCAGGAAATCCGCGCGGGCCGTCAGGAGTGGGAGCGCCGCGCAACCGCAGAAACCTTAAAGGCCGCCGGCAAACGCCCTGGGCCCGCCTACGCGAATTTTAATTAATGAATAAATTAGATTCTGTCATCGGGTTTTTTGCACCCGAGGCTGCCTTGCGCCGTGTACAAGCTCGGCGTGCCCTGGAGATCGCCGCCGCCTATGAAGCCGCGCGCCCCAGTCGCCTGCGTAAAAACCCCGGTGATAACCGCAGCGGCGACCTGGTGCTGGAAGGCAGTGTGGAAACCCTGCGCGGCCAAGCCCGGCACCTGGAGCAAAACCACGACTTTGCCTTTGGCATTCTCACCACCTTGGTCAACAACATCGTCGGCCCACGCGGCATCGATGTGGAGTTCCAACCCAAAACCTGGGATGGCGATATCCACGATGGTTTTGCCAGCCAAATGAATGACGCTCACAAGGAATGGGCGCGGCGCCCGGAATGCACCCGGCAGTTCAGCTGGGGCAAAGCCCAGCGGCTTTTGTGCAATACCTGGCTGCGCGATGGTGAAACTTTAATGCGGCACTTGCAGGGCACAGTGCCCGGCTTAAAACACCGCACCCCGGTGCCTTACACCATCGAATGCCTGGAACCGGATTTCCTGCCGGTGGATTACAACGATCCCAGCAAGCGTATTGTGCAAGGCATTCAAAAATCCGCCTGGGGTGAGCCTGCGGGCTTTTGGTTGTACGACGAACACCCCGGAGCCTCATTTAACTGGCGTATGAAGCGCAGGCTTCACAGCGCCGACAATATCGAGCACCTCAAATTTGTGCGCAGGCTGCACCAAACCCGAGGGGTTTCCATTTTTGCAGCGGTAATGAATCGCCTTACCGATATTAAAGACTATGAAGAAAACGAACGCGTTGCCGCCAAGATTGCTTCAGCCATGGTGGGCTTTATCCAAAAGGGCAGTCCAGATGATTACTCGCAGAACGACGTTGATGATGAAGGAAATCGCACCTTGGATATTCGCGCTGGTGCTATCTACGACGATTTACGCCCTGGGGAATCAGTCGGCACCATTCAAAGCAATCGCCCCAGCGGTCTGCTAACGCCATTTTTAGAAACCATGCAGCGCATGACTGCCGCCGGCACCATGGCCAGCTTTAGCAGCATCAGCAAAAACTACAACGGGACTTATAGTTCGCAACGCCAGGAACTGGTGGAGCAGTGGGGAAACTACGAAACCCTCAGCCTGGAATTCTGTGAGGAAATTGTAGAGCCGGCCACCCGCCGCTGGGTGCAAATGGCTTTACTAGCGGATGCCTTCAAAGTGCCGAGTGATGTCGATCCGTCAACGCTGATGCACGTCGATTTTATTACCCCGGTGATGCCCTGGATTAATCCGGTTCATGAAGCCAGCGCCGATGAAACCCTGCTGGAAAATGTATTGGCCAGCCCACAGCAGACCATCCGCCGCCGAGGCAAAAAGCCGGACGATGTGATTAAGCAAACCGCTGCCTGGCAGCGAAAGCTTAAAGAAAACGACATTACCACCCCAAGCAAACGCGAAGCCGTACCCGCGCAAGAAACTGAATCTGAATAGGAGGCAGCTATGCCGAATAAATCCTGGTACAGCATGACCGCTGCCGCCAATACCAGTGAAGCTGATATCTATCTGTATGACTCTATCGGCGGCTGGGGCATGACCGCCAAAGATTTTGCCAGAGACCTCAAAGCGCTCGGTGATATCAGCAAGATAAATCTACACATCAACTGCCCCGGCGGAGATGTGTTCGACGGTACCGCGATCTACAACCTGCTTAAAGACCATAACGCCGAAGTGGAAACCTGGATTGAAGGCATCGCAGCCAGTATGGGCAGCGTGATCGCCCTCGCCGGGGATACGGTCCATATCGCCGAGAATGCCTATTACATGGTGCACAACCCCAGTGCCGGTGTTCGCGGTGACGAGCGCGCCCTGGAAAAAACCAAGAGCCTGCTGGCCAAAGTCAAAGCCACCATGAAAAGCCTGTATTCCTCCCGCTCCGGAATGTCGGATGAGGACATCAGCCAAGTGATGGATGACGAGACTTGGTATACCGGCACCGAAGCGGTAGAGGCAGGCTTCGCCACCGACACCACCGCAGCCATCGAGATGGCAGCCAGCTTCAGTGCTGATCACTTAAATCAATTTAAAAACACCCCTCAAGCCATTAATGCATTGGTCATGCAGGGGCCCACTGAATTTAGATTCCCGTCTGCGGTTGCAGGCAATCCAACCCAAACCCAAACCAAGGAAGCGCAAGCCATGCCTAAAACCACCTCCACCACGCCAGCTGCAACCGCTGCGCCCGAGGTTACCCCAGAAATGAAAGCCCAGATTGCTGCCGATGCCAAAGCGCAATTTGCCGCCGATGAGAAAAAGCGCAAAGACGATATCACGGCCGTATTCAAAGGCTTCGAAGCGCACAGTGTTGTGATGCAAGAATGTCTCAATGATATGGACTGCAGCGCCGAAAAAGCCAAAGACAAACTGCTTGAAGCCCTCGGCAGCCAAACCCCAACCCCCGTGCAAAGCTACAGCGTGGTGGTACAGGAAGGTGAAGGCATTAAGCGCATGAAAGCCGATGCAGAAAATGCGATTGCTGTACGTGCCCTCGGTGAAAAGCGCACAGAGGGCAATGAACTCAGCGGCTACACCATGATGGAGATTGCCCGCATCCTGATGCAGGCCCACGGTCAAAGCTTGTCCGGACTCGACAGAATGGGTGTGGTCGCTGCAGCGTTTACCCATAGCTCGGGTGACTTCGCAACGGTACTCGGCAATATCGCCAATAAATCCATGCTGAAAGGCTATGAAGAAGCACAGGAAATCTTCCCGCGCTTTACCAGTGTCGGCAACCTCAGTGACTTTAAACTAACAACCCGCACAGACCTGGGCAGCTTCCCCTCACTGCGCCAAGTCGCACCCGGGGCAGAATTTAAATATGTGAGTATCGGCGAACGGGCCGAGACTGCCGCTCTGGCCACATACGGGGAACTCTTCTCTATTAACCGCCAGGCGATTATTAATGACGACCTGGGGGCCTTTACCCGAATCCCACAAAAGATGGGCCTCGCCGCCGTGCGCACCGTAGGGGACTTGGTATTCAGCATCCTGCTCAACAATCCCAAAATGGCAGATGGAAAAGCCCTGTTCCATGCGGATCGCAAAAACTTAGCCAGCACTGCATCTATCAATACCGCCAGCATCGATGCCGCGCGGGTATTGATGGGTAATCAAAAGGATGGCAGCGCAGTGCTCAATATCCGGCCCAAGTTCCTGCTCTGTGATATTGCCGACGAGGGCAGCGCAAAGGTTGCCCTGGAATCCGAATTCGAGGTGGGCGAATCCACCAAAAACAACACCACACCGAACAGCGTGCGCAATATTGCCGAAGTGCTCTCTGATGCGCGCCTCAGTGGCCACAAAGGTTGGTACCTTAATGCCGACCCGGTAGTGCACGACACCATTGAAGTGCTCTATCTGGATGGCCAGCAGGCCCCGGTGTTAGAAGAGCAAAATGGCTGGAGCGTGGATGGGGTGGAATTCAAAGTCCGCCTGGATGCCGCTGCGAAAGCCTGGGATGCAAAAGGCATGGTGAAAACACCCAAAACCTAATCCCAATCCCAACTGAAACTAAACCGGAAAGGGCCGAATCGCGCGGCCTTTTTTATTTCTACCGCTTTACCCACTGAGAGAAAGATTATGGCTACGAATTTTGTACAAGACGGGCGCATGCTGGATTTCACCAACAACACCAGCGCAGCGATTACTTCCGGCCAGGTGGTAATCGCAGGTGCGGTCCTGGGTGTGGCGATGGATGATATCGCCGTGGGCGCATCCGGCGTGATTGCCATTGATGGCGTATTCACCGTGCCCAAGGTATCCGCCGCAGAGATCAATCAGGGCGAAACCCTCACCTGGGTGGTTGCCTCCAGCTCATTCGATAGTAATGCAGCAACCGCAGCCACTGGCGATATCACCGGCTCCACCGCCTTCGCCGCAGAGGCCGCCGGGAATGGCGTTACCAGTTTTGCTGTGAAGTTTACCGGCGTACCGGGCACCGTGAAGGCATAAGTGACTCATGGACCTGGACCAGAGAGCCGCAGAACGCGCGTTCCGCAAATGGGGCAAGGCCGCTACCTATACCGATGGTAGCGGCGCTGAGCCTATTGATTGCAAGGTGATCTTTGAGCAGGAGATCGACGAGTTCGCAGAGGAGGAGCGGCTGCGGGTAGCGCGTATTGAGTTGAGCCTTCTGGTGAGTGAGGTGGGGGCTTATAACCCTGATGCGGTGATTGTGTTGGGTGGTGTCGCCTATACAGTGCGTAAGCGGCTGGCGGATGATGGGGTGGTTTGGCGAGTGCAGGTAGTTGATTTATAAGATACGTTTTGGTGCGACTTTATAAATAAACGCGAAACAGAGATAATGGAAGGGCTGTACTGAAATCGATTTATATTAATTATTCTTTCTGTATATCAGAAAGTATCGACCGTTTTTTTTAGTTTATCTAAGGGGGCGAGACATAAGATTGATATAGGTAAAGAGGTTTCTGAGAGTATTCCGTTATTTTCTTTTGAGTGTGAGTTATGAAATACGTTTTATTTTTTATCTTTTATCTTTCTAATTTTTCATGGTCAGGCATCTGCCGATTGGATATACAATACTAAAATTGTCGATGTTCGCTGGTATACAGATTACGGTTTTATTACCGTTGAAGATGACGATGCCACTCAATGTCCTGGGGCGGAGCGAACAAAGCACAAAAGACTGCTTAAAGGTGATGAAGG
This DNA window, taken from Microbulbifer sp. MKSA007, encodes the following:
- a CDS encoding phage terminase large subunit family protein, which translates into the protein MRETWIPQPKVPLIEWLPENIKLPSEDSDNAGYYRNDYVPYFWGVMHALDNPVSWMVVMQKAAQIGWTVLLATDICKVAATEPARILMLFPKDEKGRLFMDEKLVPIIEGSPAVNRVIDVTTSRKGGSRSTRKKFPGGEVRTIGSNSISNVKSTSARRGYVEEPDDTNKDVGDQGDSIRHLRERLKRMRNKKLIIGGTPAVADLSQVEHYTKLGTMRVLPITCHDCGESHVLDWENVSWLEKEGGTPHPVFGLHQPESAVYGCPHCGSEWDDYRRQANILQTCKTALENGDDFAGWVKTQCGEDYSEDEIEPIETFMELSELYVCIPGTGLADVVRDFLEAEHEAKSGDESARIVFQNNKLGRPYQYAASRLLDHEKLQEAAEDYPELVCPAGGLLVTVGIDVQHDRLAITIRAFGRNEESWQMYWGEIDGDTADKKDDCWSALDKLVFQSFEHERFGEIRAAAVSIDSGDGGTSNAVYHWVRTRDKKYRGVLVMAIKGDSKDFGTKEIFNQPRQVDFNNPKRRTKADRFGVKVYMVGTHKAKDLMAKRLLGTSAYMHSCKHVRQDYWEQVTAEVKAPSKKNKGRETWQPRPGRPNEGTDTEVYALHAAHAMGMHKYNEKKWSTIESRLGQRTLFSEPQQTTEQPIVKKPRQPAQPAGSLLDS
- a CDS encoding primosomal replication protein PriB/PriC domain protein, with protein sequence MSKTAQEMVDLYIEAEVDVLAGKTTVINGRQFTAENLQEIRAGRQEWERRATAETLKAAGKRPGPAYANFN
- a CDS encoding Clp protease ClpP; this translates as MPNKSWYSMTAAANTSEADIYLYDSIGGWGMTAKDFARDLKALGDISKINLHINCPGGDVFDGTAIYNLLKDHNAEVETWIEGIAASMGSVIALAGDTVHIAENAYYMVHNPSAGVRGDERALEKTKSLLAKVKATMKSLYSSRSGMSDEDISQVMDDETWYTGTEAVEAGFATDTTAAIEMAASFSADHLNQFKNTPQAINALVMQGPTEFRFPSAVAGNPTQTQTKEAQAMPKTTSTTPAATAAPEVTPEMKAQIAADAKAQFAADEKKRKDDITAVFKGFEAHSVVMQECLNDMDCSAEKAKDKLLEALGSQTPTPVQSYSVVVQEGEGIKRMKADAENAIAVRALGEKRTEGNELSGYTMMEIARILMQAHGQSLSGLDRMGVVAAAFTHSSGDFATVLGNIANKSMLKGYEEAQEIFPRFTSVGNLSDFKLTTRTDLGSFPSLRQVAPGAEFKYVSIGERAETAALATYGELFSINRQAIINDDLGAFTRIPQKMGLAAVRTVGDLVFSILLNNPKMADGKALFHADRKNLASTASINTASIDAARVLMGNQKDGSAVLNIRPKFLLCDIADEGSAKVALESEFEVGESTKNNTTPNSVRNIAEVLSDARLSGHKGWYLNADPVVHDTIEVLYLDGQQAPVLEEQNGWSVDGVEFKVRLDAAAKAWDAKGMVKTPKT
- a CDS encoding DUF5675 family protein, coding for MFELTRFAYGPDATLGRLRVRDCVFYTVERPWLGNRPFESCIPEGIYSCEAYSSQRYPNVWELLEVPGRSKILIHTANYSSDVQGCIGVGSGVAPGGWWVMQSRKAMGQLRDMLPPNFHLTITHYVPEYP
- a CDS encoding DUF2190 family protein; this encodes MATNFVQDGRMLDFTNNTSAAITSGQVVIAGAVLGVAMDDIAVGASGVIAIDGVFTVPKVSAAEINQGETLTWVVASSSFDSNAATAATGDITGSTAFAAEAAGNGVTSFAVKFTGVPGTVKA
- a CDS encoding holin, coding for MNTVAQEAAREAMVQKVASATTTVAAGTAVFGGYAAQELLAVGGFLIALGGFIVNWYYNHKRLKLQEQQGGDDGR
- a CDS encoding phage portal protein, with amino-acid sequence MNKLDSVIGFFAPEAALRRVQARRALEIAAAYEAARPSRLRKNPGDNRSGDLVLEGSVETLRGQARHLEQNHDFAFGILTTLVNNIVGPRGIDVEFQPKTWDGDIHDGFASQMNDAHKEWARRPECTRQFSWGKAQRLLCNTWLRDGETLMRHLQGTVPGLKHRTPVPYTIECLEPDFLPVDYNDPSKRIVQGIQKSAWGEPAGFWLYDEHPGASFNWRMKRRLHSADNIEHLKFVRRLHQTRGVSIFAAVMNRLTDIKDYEENERVAAKIASAMVGFIQKGSPDDYSQNDVDDEGNRTLDIRAGAIYDDLRPGESVGTIQSNRPSGLLTPFLETMQRMTAAGTMASFSSISKNYNGTYSSQRQELVEQWGNYETLSLEFCEEIVEPATRRWVQMALLADAFKVPSDVDPSTLMHVDFITPVMPWINPVHEASADETLLENVLASPQQTIRRRGKKPDDVIKQTAAWQRKLKENDITTPSKREAVPAQETESE